Within Chloroflexota bacterium, the genomic segment GCCCGCCACCGCCCACCCGCTCCTGCGCTTCGCCCTCCAGCGCGCTGTCAGCACACTTCCACCCACCCTTTCCGCCAAAACCATCTTCACCGACGACGTGGCCCCGGTGGAGCAGTTGACGAATTCGATTGTGATCAACTTTGTGCTGGGGGAAGGGTTGCAGTTCTTGAAATAACACAAACGTATTGCGTAATGCGTATTGCGTAGGCTTCTACGGAATACGAAATACGCAATACGCAATACGGATTAACATTATGCCCAACTGGCTCGCCAACCTGCTTCGCATCCTTTTGACCGCCGCCCTGCCCGTTTGCCTGGTGCTCACCAACGTGCGGCTCATGCTCACCCCGTTCTACACCAACTGGGAATACAACCTCAAAGGCTTCCCGCCGGACTTTTACAGCTTCAACAAAGAAGACCGGTTGAAGTATTCAGCCATCGCCCTCGACTACCTGCTCAACGACGAGGGCATTGACTTCCTGGGCAAGCTCACCCTGCCTGCCGACAAGATCGCCAACACCGACAGCGGAGACCGCATGTACAACGACCGCGAGCTTAAGCACATGGTGGATGTAAAAATTGTGGTGAGAGGGGCGATGTTAGTGTGGATGGTTAGCGGGTTATTGGTTATTGGCTCTGTAGCGGCGCTGGCCTGGCAACCGGCCACGCGCCCGCTCCTGCGAAGCGGCCTGCTAAACGGCGCAGTGGCGACCCTTGTTTTACTGATCGCCGTCCTGCTCTTTGTCATGTTCGCCTTCGACCCCTTCTTCGTCTTCTTCCATAAAATATTCTTTACCGGCGACACCTGGCTCTTCCGCTATTCAGACACCCTCATCCGGCTGTTCCCGGAAAAGTTCTGGCAGGACGTGTTTATCTGGATCGGCGGCGGGGCTATGCTGGAAGCGTTGGCGATTGGGGCCTGGGCGTGGTGGGGGTTGAAGGGGAAGTAGGTAGCCGGCGGCGGAAATCGGGGACAACGATCCTCAATGCCTCTCCTCAGCCTCGCCCCGCTCCGCGAAATCGCCCGCGCCATCTCCGCCGCCCGCGATCTCGACTCGACTCTCGACCTCATCGTCCATAAAACTACTGAGGTCATGGGCGTGGACTCTTGCACCATTTATCTGCTCGACCTCGACGGCAAGGCATTGCGTCTGCGCGCCTCCACCGGCCTCGCCAAGCGCGCAGTGGGCCGCGCCACCCTCAACATCGGCGAAGGTCTTACCGGCTACGCCGTCCAGCACAACACGCCCGCCTTCGCCCGCGAAGCCCAGGCCGACCCGCGCTTCAAGTTCGTGCCTGACGCCGACGAGAAGCAATTCACCTCTTTGCTGGCCGTGCCCATGATCAGCGAAAAGCGGCCCATCGGGGCCATGAACGTCCAGACCCTCGCCCCGCATGATTACACGCCCGACGAGATCGAACTTCTGGCCCTCATCGGCGACCTGGCCGCCGGCGCGCTCGACAAGGCCGCCCTGCACGATAACATGAAGCGCCAGCTCGGCGAGCTGACCACTCTGGCCCGCGTCAGCGAAGCCGTGACTTCGCCAATCTACCTCGACGAAATGCTGGACGTGGTCACTGAAATGGCGGCCAAAGTGATGAACGCCGCCGTCTGCTCCATCTTCCTCGTCAACGAAACCAGCGGCCAGCTTGAACTGCATTCGGCCAGACGCACCAACCGCGCTTACGCCGCTCGCGCTCCTATTCCAATTGGCGAAGGCGTCTCAGGCCGGGTCGCTCAAACCGGCGAACCCATCACCGTTCGTGATGTCCGGGCCGACCCGCGCTACCGCAACCCCGAACTCGCCCGCGCCGAAGGCCTGGTCTCCATGCTCTCCGTGCCGCTCGTCGTCCGCGAAAAAGTCATCGGCGTCCTCAATTGCTTCACCGCCGAACCACACGACTTCACCGCCGAGCAAATCGCCCTCTTCTCCACCCTCGCCAACCAGACCGCCCTCGCCCTCGAAAACGCGCGCCTCGTCACCAACGCCGCCGTCGTCCGCGAGATGCACCACCGCATCAAGAACAACCTGCAAACCGTCGGCATGTTGATGAGAATGCAGGTCTCCGAAGCGAACGGCGAACTGACCGCCCGCGACGTTCTGCATCAATCCATCAACCGCATCCAGTCCATCGCCGCCGTCCACGAAGTGTTGTCGGAGCAGGGATTTCGACTGGTGGACGTGAAGGACGTGATCACCCGCATCAGCCGGATGGTGGCCCAGAACATGATCCCGCCGGGGAAAGCGATCACGATTCAGGTGGACGGGGAAGCCGTCACCCTGCCCTCCCGCCCGGCTACTTCATTGGCCCTCGTCGTCAACGAGCTTTTGCAGAACGCCCTCGAGCACGCCTTTGTGGGCCGCCAGCGCGGCAGTGTCGCCATCACCCTCACCCACACCGACCGCTACATCGTCGTCACCGTCGCCGACGACGGCGTGGGCCTGCCGTCTGAAATCCCGTCCTCGCTCGGCCTTGAAATCGTCGAAACACTGGTGCGCGACGATCTCAAAGGCAAGCTAAAATTCAAGAGCCGCAAAGGCGGCGCTCAGGTAGACATCCAACTTCCCCGCCACAGCGCCGGCTGGGAGCAGGAATAAGCCGCCACGAATTTCACGAATTCTGACAAATTGGTTTTTATAATTCGTGTCAATTCGCGGCAAAGATTTTCTCATGAGCAAGCTCAAAATCCTCATCGCCGACGACGAGTCGATCATCCGCCTGGGCCTCAAGACCATGCTGGCCGAGATGGGCCACGAGGTGACGATGGCTGTTGATGGCCGCGACGCCCTCAAGCTGGCCCATCAGAAGCGCTTCGACTTCGCCATCTTCGACATCAAGATGCCCTTCACCGACGGCCTCGAAGCCGCCCGCGCCCTGCACCGTTACCGCCCCACCCCGACTCTGATCCTCACCGCCTTCGGCGACAAAGACCTGATCGAGCAAGCCGCCGAACTTCCCATCCAGGGCTATCTCATCAAGCCGGTGGCCGAAAAACAACTGGCCGCTTCCATCGAAGTCGCCCTGCGCCGCTTCGCCGATTCGCAAGCCGCAACCGCCAAAGCCGCCGAACTCGAAGAGACACTTGAAACGCGAAAGGTGGTCGAGCGCGCCAAAGGGGTTTTGATGAAAGGCGGCCTCACCGAGGAAGAGGCCCATCAGAAGCTTCGGAAGTCCGCGCGCGACAAGCAACTCTCGCTTCGCCAGGTGGCAGAGGCCGTGTTGAAAGAAGCTCGCAAGTGAGCTGTAGCCTTCACCTGAGTTGCAGTGAGCTTATTCTCCAACTTCTCGTCTTTGGGTTATCGAACGGGGCCGTGCTGGCCCTCAACGCCATCGGTGTCACCGTCGTTTATGGAACGGTTCGCACCCTCAACCTCGCGCACGGCGATGTCTTTGCCTTGTCGTCGGTGCTGGTCACGACGGTTATCACCAGTCTGGGCATCCAGCCCACTTGGCCTCCGGCGCTGAGGCTGGGCATTCTAGCCGCGCTTCTGGCCGCCGCCATGATGTTTGGGGCGATCCTCAATGTTGCCATTGAGCAGGCCGCATTCAAGCCTTTCCGCGGACGATCCCGGCTTGCCCCTCTGATCGCCACTTTGGGAATTTCATTCATGCTATACCAGGCCGCCCTGTTCTGGCGAACGACTTTGCCCAGTTGGGTTCCGGGCGACCATCGCAGTGTGCCCGGCCTGCCCGAAGTGCCGATTGATCGCATCCCTGATCTTCTGCCCAACGTTGATCTGGTGCAGGCGTTGGGCCTCCCGCTACAAGTCACATTTCGCTTCAACGATTTGTTCGTCCTTTTAGTCGCGGGCGTGTTTGCCCTGGGCGTGAGCGTCTTCATGCAACGCACGGCCACCGGGCGGGCCATCCGGGCCTGCGCCCAAAACCCCGAACTGGCACAGATATGCGGCGTGAATCTGGACGGCACGATCCGGCGCGCGTTTGCGTTTGGCGGCGCGCTGGCGGGCGCGGCGGCTTTTGTCTTTGCGCTTTACTACTCGCGCCCGTTCGGCAATCACGGAGCGCAAAGCGGATTGATAGCCTTCACTGCCGCCATGTTAGGCGGCATTGGAAGTCCGACCGGCGCGCTGGTGAGCGGGCTGACGCTGGGTATATCAGGCGCATTCAGTGACTATTTCCTCGCCGCTCAGTGGACGCCGGTCTTGTTGCAGGCCCTGCTCATCGGCTTGCTCATCCTGCGCCCCACCGGCCTGTCGGCTGGAGGGCAGGCTGAGGTTATGACCACGACTCGGGACGCCGCCATTTTGACGCCCTCGAGTCAACGCACCCGGTTCAGCCGGTGGATGTGGGGGCTGATCATTTTGGCGGCGGCCTTCCCGTTGTTGTCGGGCATCCATTTGCAAATCCTTGCCACGGGGATTGGAATCTTAATCCTGCTCGCGCTGGGCCTCAATCTGTCATTGGGATTGGCAGGTGTGTTGGATTTGGGCTACGCCGTAAGCTTTGGCATTGGCGGCTATGCAACGGCCCTGCTCACAAATCGCTGGAGCAAGTTGGGCGGCCTGTTGCCCCAACGAATGGAATTCTTCTTTATCGTGCTGGTCAGCGTCGCCCTGGCCGGATTGTTTGGCATTTTCAAAGGCCGCCTGGCTGGACGTTTACGTGATGACTATTTGGTCGTCGTGATGCTGGCCCTGGGCTTGTTGGCGCGGCAAGTCGTCGTCAACCTGAACGACTTCACCGGCGGCACGGGCGGCGTCGCGGCCCTGCCTCCGCCGCACATTTTCACTTACCCGCTCACCCAGCCCACGGCCCAATATTATTTGGTCTTTGGCCTGGTGGCTCTGGTTGCGTTTCTAAGCCAGCGGTTGATTCATTCGCGCATCGGTTTAGGATGGTTGTCGGGCAGTGAGGACGAAATTGCGGCAGAAAGTTCCGGCGTGGATGTGGCGCGCTCCAGGCTGGTCGTGCTCACGTTGAGTTCGGCGGCGGCGGGGGTGGCGGGAACGCTCTACGCCAGCACCTTTGCTTATTTTGCGCCCGACCTGATGGCCTTTCACGTCTCGACGATGGTTCTGGCGATGGTGATTTTGGGCGGCGCCGGCAGTGTGCCCGGCGCGATCCTGGGCGCAGTCATCATCGCCGGCTACGACCGGCTGGCAATTCCCCGGCTGGGCGAACTTATGGCCCAATTCCAACTTGGCGGGCGGCACGTCGCGCCAGACATACGCGGCGTCAGCGACTTTACCTTTGGCCTGGTCCTGTATCTCACGGTGCTTCTCCGCGCCCGCCGTCGGAACTGAGAGCCTGTTAATAAATGCTCCCCAACCGCGTCCTCGCGGTTGAGAACGCCCGCGGGGACGCGGGCTAAGAGCAATTTTCAAACAGGCTCTGAGAGATGCCCGGCAAGGCAAACTCTCTGCAAAAATTCAGATAATTCCGGCCTGGTCGGGTTTATAATTCAGCAAAGGTCAGCCATGTCAAGGCGGCTCAAGCTCTTTCTCCTTGTAGCACCCTCCACGCTTGCCTTGACGCTCGCCTGCGCCTTCGCCGCCAACCTTGCTTTGCGCCGCCTCCTCGGCGCTGACACCAACCTCGTCGCCTTCGACGGCACACCCGGCAGTCGAGGCGAAATCTATGTAGTGAACACGGGCGGCCTCTTTTATTCAGCCAAGCAACTCACCAACAACTCAATTAACGACTGTTGCCCGCAATGGTCGCCGGACGGGAAACGGATCATCTACGTGAGTTTCCCGGATCAGAACAACAACGCCGACATCTATCTCATCAACGCCGACGGCTCCGGGGTGGCCCGCCTCACCGACAGCCCCGGCGACGACCGCTTTCCCGTCTGGTCACCCGACGGCACGAAGATTGCCTTTCAATCCAACCGTGAGCGCAATTTTGAAATCTATGTCATGAATCCCGACGGCTCGGAGCAAACGCGCCTGACCTTCAACCGCGACGCCGACACCAACCCCATCTGGTCGCCCGATGGAACCCGGATCGCCTTTCAGTCCAACCGGGGCCGCCGGTTTGAAATCTACGTGATGAACGCTGACGGCTCCGACCAGGCCCAACTCACCCATCATGCCATCATGTGGCTCTCCGGCATGAACTGGTCGCCCGACGGCTCGCAAATTGTTTTTGTCGCCACTCGCGACGACAACCGCGAAATCTATACGGTGAACACCGACGGCTCCGGGCAATCCTTCCGCCTGACGAACGATTTAGCCAACGACGTCAACCCGCTCTGGTCGCCTGACGGAACGAAGATTGCATTTCAGACCAACCGCGACGGCAACCAGGAAATCTACCTCATGGACGCCGATGGCGCCAACCCGATCAACCTCACCAAGAATCGCTCGTATGACGGCAGTTTCGTCTGGTCGCCGGACAGCCTGCGCCTTGTTTTCGACTCGCTTCGCAACGGCAACCGCGAGTTTTACGTCATCAACATTGACGGCGCCGGGTTGATCCGGCTCACCAACAACACCCGCGACGACGACCGCCCGGCCTGGCAACCCTAGCCAAAAGCCGCCGGGCGCAGATTGCCAAATCTGCGCCGGCCTGTAAAGGACGCTGATGCGCCGTTCACGCTCCTACATCCGACTCCCGTTGTTGGCAATCGCCATCACTGCCGGGTCGGCGCTTGCCTGTAGCTATCTCATCTTCGACAATTTCCTTCAACTTGCCAGGGTCAGCACCGGCAAGATTGTGTACGCCTCGCACCACGACGGCAATTGGGAAATCTACACTCTCGACGCCAATACTCTTTATACCAAGTACAACCGTCTCACCAATAATCATATCAGCGATTGTTGCCCGGCCTGGTCACCCGATAGAACTCGCATCGCCTTTGTCTCCTGGCGCGACGGCAACCGCGAAATCTATCTGATGAATGCCGATGGCACAAACGTCGTCCGCCTCACCAACATTCACGGTACCGACTGGAACCCGGACTGGTCGCCTGACGGAACCAGGCTGGTTTTCGAGTCGGATCGCAATGGCAATCGTGATGTCTTTATTATGAACGCCGACGGCTCCGGGCAAACCCGTCTCACCGAGAATACCCTATTCGATGGCGACCCGGCCTGGTCGCCGTTAGGCGACCAAATTGCTTTTGAGTCCAATCGGGACTACAGCAAAGAGATTTATCTCATGAACATTGACGGCACGAACGTCATTCGCCTCACCAACAATCGCTTCATTGACGGCAACCCAACCTGGTCGCCCGACGGCAAACGCATCGCCTTTCATTCTTATCGTGATGGCAACGCCGAAATCTATAGCATGAATACCGACGGCTCTGACCAGACCCGCCTCACCGACAATCCCGTTGGCGACCTTTACCCCAGTTGGTCGCCGGACGGCAGTCGCATTGCGTTTGTGTCAGATCGCGACGGCAACCCCGAAATTTATCTCATGAACATTGACGGCTCCGGCCCAACCCGGCTGACCCACGACAAAGAAGATGATCTCGGACCCACGTGGCAACCCTGACCCGGTGAGAAGACCGGCGTGGTTGTGGGTGGCGCTGGCGGCGGCCCTCGCCGGCTGCCTGGCTGTCGGCGCCGCCCGCGCTCTGGCCGGGAGCGGCGCCCGCCGGCTTGCCTTCGACTCTATCCGCCAGGGCGAACAGGACATCTATCTGGTGAATACCGACGGCCTGGCTTATGTCTCCCGGCCACTCACCAACAACCTCGAGGACGAATGTTGCCCGGTCTGGTCGCCCGACGGGACACGTATTGCCTACAATTCAATTAACAACGGCAACTGGGAAGTGTTCGTGATGAACGCCGACGGCTCCGGGCAAACCAACCTCACCAACAGCCCGGCCATTGACTGGGCCCCGACCTGGTCGCCCGACGGCAAGCGCCTCACCTTCGTCTCCGAGCGTGACGGCAACCCCGAAATCTACATCCTCACCCTCGGCCAGGTGGGGGCTTCGGGCCTCACCCGCCTCACTCACAACGTCAACGACGACTCGCCGCCCGTCTGGTCGCCCGACAGTCAGCAGTTGGCCTTCGCCTCGCGGCGCACCGGCGCGTGGGAAATTTACACCATGAACGCCGATGGCTCCGGGCAAACCCAGTTGACTCATTTCCAGGTTTGGGCCTCCGACCCGGCCTGGTCGCCCGATGGCCAACAGATTGCTTTTGGTTCCCGGCACACCGGAAACTGGGAAGTGTTCGTGATGAACGCCGACGGCTCCGGGCAGACCAACCTCACCAACGACCCGGCCAACGACATCTCGGCCATCTGGTCGCCCGACGGCTCGCGAATCGCCTTTCTCTCAAATCGGGATGGCAACAAGGAAATCTATGTGATGAATGCCGACGGCTCCGGGCAGATCAACGTCACCCACAACGCCGGCTACGATGGCTCACTAGCCTGGCTGGACGATGGCTCGCGCATTGCCTTTGTCTCCGACCGTGACGGCCACTGGAGCATTTACGCCATCGCCCTCGATGAGGTTGAAACTTCGGAGCCGATCCGTCTCACGGCCAACATCGCCGACAACAAGCACCCGGCCTGGCAACCGTAAATCGTAAATAATAGACTCTATCAGACCAACGGTAGAGCCCGAATTGTTTTTATATCGGTACGCCGATTCCACCGCAACTACTTGCCGGCGTAACGATGAATCTTGAGTAAGTCAGTCAATAGGGCAAAACCAGTGGCCTTGCCACCCGCCCCGGCTCCTATCAGAGTTGTTGGGCCAATGGCTTCTGTTTCAAAAGTAAGGGCGTTCATGCCGCCGCCCACAAACGCCAACGGGTCGGTGAGCAGAATCTGAGTCGGGCGCACGCTGGCCCGCACCTGCTCGCCATCCTTCTTCACTTCGGCGATCAGCTTCCATCGAAGGCGGTCAGCTTTGGCTTTGGCGATCATAGACTGGGTGAGGCCGGTGATGCCTTCGCGCTCGACGTCATTCACCCGCAAGTTGCCGCCCAGGAGCGTGTTAGCCAGAATGACGGCCTTGGCCGCCGCGTCCCAGCCGTCAACGTCGGCGGTCGGGTCAGCCTCGGCGTAGCCCAGCACCTGCGCCGCCTTCAGGGCGTCGGCGTATGAGCCGCCGGCTTCCATTTGCGTCAGAATAAAATTGGTGGTGCCGTTGAGGATGCCGCGCACCGAGCGCACGCCGGCGGCGGCCAGAGTCTCAAGGCCCAGCACCATCGCCGGCGTGCCGCCCATTACCGTGCCTTCAAAGCGAAACTGCACGCCCCG encodes:
- a CDS encoding GAF domain-containing protein, which encodes MPLLSLAPLREIARAISAARDLDSTLDLIVHKTTEVMGVDSCTIYLLDLDGKALRLRASTGLAKRAVGRATLNIGEGLTGYAVQHNTPAFAREAQADPRFKFVPDADEKQFTSLLAVPMISEKRPIGAMNVQTLAPHDYTPDEIELLALIGDLAAGALDKAALHDNMKRQLGELTTLARVSEAVTSPIYLDEMLDVVTEMAAKVMNAAVCSIFLVNETSGQLELHSARRTNRAYAARAPIPIGEGVSGRVAQTGEPITVRDVRADPRYRNPELARAEGLVSMLSVPLVVREKVIGVLNCFTAEPHDFTAEQIALFSTLANQTALALENARLVTNAAVVREMHHRIKNNLQTVGMLMRMQVSEANGELTARDVLHQSINRIQSIAAVHEVLSEQGFRLVDVKDVITRISRMVAQNMIPPGKAITIQVDGEAVTLPSRPATSLALVVNELLQNALEHAFVGRQRGSVAITLTHTDRYIVVTVADDGVGLPSEIPSSLGLEIVETLVRDDLKGKLKFKSRKGGAQVDIQLPRHSAGWEQE
- a CDS encoding homoserine dehydrogenase, with product MKIALIGFGHVARGLVELLVTRREALLADYGFAPKVTAILTRRGSAVDPAGLDLDREISLAGPPIPVEAAMDGADVVVEVTPTDAQTGGPGLEHCRLALKVGKHLVTANKGPLVVAYRELAALAKDRGVQFRFEGTVMGGTPAMVLGLETLAAAGVRSVRGILNGTTNFILTQMEAGGSYADALKAAQVLGYAEADPTADVDGWDAAAKAVILANTLLGGNLRVNDVEREGITGLTQSMIAKAKADRLRWKLIAEVKKDGEQVRASVRPTQILLTDPLAFVGGGMNALTFETEAIGPTTLIGAGAGGKATGFALLTDLLKIHRYAGK
- a CDS encoding response regulator — protein: MSKLKILIADDESIIRLGLKTMLAEMGHEVTMAVDGRDALKLAHQKRFDFAIFDIKMPFTDGLEAARALHRYRPTPTLILTAFGDKDLIEQAAELPIQGYLIKPVAEKQLAASIEVALRRFADSQAATAKAAELEETLETRKVVERAKGVLMKGGLTEEEAHQKLRKSARDKQLSLRQVAEAVLKEARK
- a CDS encoding TIGR01906 family membrane protein, translating into MPNWLANLLRILLTAALPVCLVLTNVRLMLTPFYTNWEYNLKGFPPDFYSFNKEDRLKYSAIALDYLLNDEGIDFLGKLTLPADKIANTDSGDRMYNDRELKHMVDVKIVVRGAMLVWMVSGLLVIGSVAALAWQPATRPLLRSGLLNGAVATLVLLIAVLLFVMFAFDPFFVFFHKIFFTGDTWLFRYSDTLIRLFPEKFWQDVFIWIGGGAMLEALAIGAWAWWGLKGK
- a CDS encoding PD40 domain-containing protein; translated protein: MISDPRGNPDPVRRPAWLWVALAAALAGCLAVGAARALAGSGARRLAFDSIRQGEQDIYLVNTDGLAYVSRPLTNNLEDECCPVWSPDGTRIAYNSINNGNWEVFVMNADGSGQTNLTNSPAIDWAPTWSPDGKRLTFVSERDGNPEIYILTLGQVGASGLTRLTHNVNDDSPPVWSPDSQQLAFASRRTGAWEIYTMNADGSGQTQLTHFQVWASDPAWSPDGQQIAFGSRHTGNWEVFVMNADGSGQTNLTNDPANDISAIWSPDGSRIAFLSNRDGNKEIYVMNADGSGQINVTHNAGYDGSLAWLDDGSRIAFVSDRDGHWSIYAIALDEVETSEPIRLTANIADNKHPAWQP
- a CDS encoding PD40 domain-containing protein; the encoded protein is MSRRLKLFLLVAPSTLALTLACAFAANLALRRLLGADTNLVAFDGTPGSRGEIYVVNTGGLFYSAKQLTNNSINDCCPQWSPDGKRIIYVSFPDQNNNADIYLINADGSGVARLTDSPGDDRFPVWSPDGTKIAFQSNRERNFEIYVMNPDGSEQTRLTFNRDADTNPIWSPDGTRIAFQSNRGRRFEIYVMNADGSDQAQLTHHAIMWLSGMNWSPDGSQIVFVATRDDNREIYTVNTDGSGQSFRLTNDLANDVNPLWSPDGTKIAFQTNRDGNQEIYLMDADGANPINLTKNRSYDGSFVWSPDSLRLVFDSLRNGNREFYVINIDGAGLIRLTNNTRDDDRPAWQP
- a CDS encoding PD40 domain-containing protein gives rise to the protein MRRSRSYIRLPLLAIAITAGSALACSYLIFDNFLQLARVSTGKIVYASHHDGNWEIYTLDANTLYTKYNRLTNNHISDCCPAWSPDRTRIAFVSWRDGNREIYLMNADGTNVVRLTNIHGTDWNPDWSPDGTRLVFESDRNGNRDVFIMNADGSGQTRLTENTLFDGDPAWSPLGDQIAFESNRDYSKEIYLMNIDGTNVIRLTNNRFIDGNPTWSPDGKRIAFHSYRDGNAEIYSMNTDGSDQTRLTDNPVGDLYPSWSPDGSRIAFVSDRDGNPEIYLMNIDGSGPTRLTHDKEDDLGPTWQP